From Kaistella polysaccharea:
CCCAATACTTTTGCATAAGTATTTTTTATTTTTTCTTCTTCGGCATTTTTAGGCTCAGCAGGGTAATTGGGGACGGCATAACCATTTTTCTGTAATTCTGCAATGGCTTCATTTAATTGCGGAACAGAAGCAGATATATTGGGTAATTTAATAATATTAGCTTCAGGTGTAGTTGCAAGCTGCCCCAATTCTGCCAAAGCATCTTCAACTTTCTGATCATCATTTAAGTAATCGGAAAAATTTGCCAGTATGCGACCTGCTAAGGAAATATCTTTTGGAACGATTTCTATATCTGCGGATTTAGCAAAAGCTTCAACCACGGGTAAAAAAGAGTGCGTCGCCAACATGGGTGCTTCGTCTGTCCACGTATAAAAGATTTTAGATTTTTCTGCCATTATAATTATTTTTTTAAGTAAAATTAAAGATGCACAAAAGTAATGAATTTTGCCCAATTTTCTGAGGATTAGTTCGAATTTTACCACGAACAGTGGGATGTTGATTGCAATAGAAAATTATAATATTCTGCATCGATATTAATGAAGCTTTAGGTCCACCATACAATGCTCCATTTATGTATTTTCGTGCTCAGTTCTTGAAATTATTTAATTTTTCCAGAATTTTAAGAAATAAAATGAGGTGTAGATAACACTTCTAAAAACTTTAAATATTAATTATGATTTTTATTAAACGAAATTTTTTACTTGCTTTCTTTCTATGTTTTGCTGGATATTTATCTGCCCAGTTCACTGACAAAGTAATTTCTTTAAACCAAGCAGGTGCAGTAAAACTAGCTCAGGAAGCCAACCTCGAAGCTGCTAAACTTGGCAAAAATGTATCCGTCGCAGTACTGAACAATTCAGGAGTAACTTTATTATTACTAAAAGGAGATCAAGTGGGACCTCATAATACGGAAGCATCACGCAGAAAAGCTTTTACAGCAATGTCTACAAAGAATGCGACCTGGGATTTAATGTTTAAAGCTGCAGAAAGCAAAGACGCTCAAAACTTAAACACTTTACCCGAATTGCTGTTACTTGGGGGCGGAATGCCGATCTGGAAAGATGGTGAATTAGTAGGGAGTATTGGTGTTTCAGGAGGTGGAAGCGGAGAGAACGATCATAATATTGCGAAGAAAACCGTTGAAAATCTAGGATTTAAAATTTCGAAATAAAGCATAAATTTGTTCTTGATTTCGGGGATTGGGAAATAAAAGAAAAAAATGAATTTTGACAGAAAGAAACATTGGGAAACTGTTTACAACACAAAAAGTCCGAACGAAGTAAGCTGGACGCAGGAAATTCCGCAAACTTCCTTAGATTTTATACAGTCGTTCGCATTAGATAAAAATGCGAGTATTATCGATATCGGTGGTGGCGACAGCAAACTTGTTGATTACTTATTAGACAAAGGTTTTAAAAATATTACGGTTCTTGATATTTCTGAAAAAGCCCTGGAAAAAGCAAAAATTCGTTTGGGTGAAAATGCAAAAAATGTCACTTGGATTGTGAGCGATATTCTGGATTTTGAACCAACCAAAATTTATAATTTATGGCACGATCGAGCTGCTTTCCACTTTTTAAAAACTGAAGACGAAATCGCGAAGTACAAAGCGATCGTTGAAAAATCTGTTGATGGGTTTTTGATTATGGTTACCTTTTCGGAGAACGGACCTTTAAAATGCAGCGGCTTAGAAATCAGTCAATACAGTGAAGAGAAACTGACTTCAACTTTCAAAAATTATTTTGAAAAAATTGATTCTGTTCTAGAAGATCATGAAACACCATTTGGCACAACGCAAAACTTTCTATTTTGTAGTTTCAAAATTCGAAAAAATTTCTAATCGATTATAAAGAAATTTATTAAGAGGTGAATTTTTATTATTAATCAACAATTATTGTTAGATTCTCATGTGTTGTTTTAACAAAAACTCAAATAGAGACTTAATTCATGTTCATTTATAAGAAAGTGTACAGGAACTTTAATTAATTTAGTAAGTGTAAAAATTCCTTATTAATTAAAAAAAGACTCAAAATGAATTCTCAAAATGAAGTTATTGTAATTACCGGCGGTGCAGGTGGAATTGGTTCAGCATGTGCAAAGACCTTTAAAAATAAAAAAGTAATTATTACCGACTATTCTCAGGAATTGGTCGATCGAGAAGTGGCAAGATTAAAAGGAGAAGGATATAATGCCGTTGGTATAGCCTGCGATATTACCGATAAAAACGATGTTGAAAAATTGGTAAAGTTTACCTCTGAAAGTGGTGATTTTAAAGCACTCGTTCATACTGCAGGAGTGAGTGGAACTGTACAGGATGTCAAGAAAATATATACCATCGATTTGGTTGCTTCAGAAATATTGGTTGATGCTTTTTATGATCTAGCTGCTGAAAATTCTGTTGCTGTATTGTTGTCGTCGATGATGGGACACGATGTTCCGGAAAATATCGCATATGATTTGGCATTACAAAATCCACAGGATTCTGGATCTTTCGAAACAGTGAATCAGTTCGTTGATGGAAGTTCTGATCTGATGTACAATTTTGCAAAACGTGGCGTTCTGTTACTCACGCAAAAAAATGTGAATAAATGGGGGGAGAAAGGAGCGAGGATTGTAAGTGTTTCTCCTGGAGTTATCGAAACAGCAATGGCCTTAAAAGCCGCCGAAGAGCATCCTGAAAAAATGGAAATGATTAAAAAAGCAACGCCCTTGCAAAGAAATGGAAAACCCGAAGATATCGCCGATGTCGTTCATTTTTTAGTAAGTGATCAGGCACGATTTATTACTG
This genomic window contains:
- a CDS encoding heme-binding protein; this translates as MIFIKRNFLLAFFLCFAGYLSAQFTDKVISLNQAGAVKLAQEANLEAAKLGKNVSVAVLNNSGVTLLLLKGDQVGPHNTEASRRKAFTAMSTKNATWDLMFKAAESKDAQNLNTLPELLLLGGGMPIWKDGELVGSIGVSGGGSGENDHNIAKKTVENLGFKISK
- a CDS encoding class I SAM-dependent methyltransferase, whose product is MNFDRKKHWETVYNTKSPNEVSWTQEIPQTSLDFIQSFALDKNASIIDIGGGDSKLVDYLLDKGFKNITVLDISEKALEKAKIRLGENAKNVTWIVSDILDFEPTKIYNLWHDRAAFHFLKTEDEIAKYKAIVEKSVDGFLIMVTFSENGPLKCSGLEISQYSEEKLTSTFKNYFEKIDSVLEDHETPFGTTQNFLFCSFKIRKNF
- a CDS encoding SDR family oxidoreductase produces the protein MNSQNEVIVITGGAGGIGSACAKTFKNKKVIITDYSQELVDREVARLKGEGYNAVGIACDITDKNDVEKLVKFTSESGDFKALVHTAGVSGTVQDVKKIYTIDLVASEILVDAFYDLAAENSVAVLLSSMMGHDVPENIAYDLALQNPQDSGSFETVNQFVDGSSDLMYNFAKRGVLLLTQKNVNKWGEKGARIVSVSPGVIETAMALKAAEEHPEKMEMIKKATPLQRNGKPEDIADVVHFLVSDQARFITGTDILVDGGVMVNIKSKKS